The sequence GACGTTAAAACGGTTACCGGAAGCTATCCCGCGGTCTACGGATGGGATGTCATGGAAATCGAACTACCGACTGAGGCCCGTTCCGAAAACCACTACCGCTACGACTTCGACGACCGTATCCGCTGGGCCAAGGAAGCCTACGCTCGCGGCGGGGTCATCACTTACGCTTGGCACAAATCCAATCCCGTCTCCGGCAAGAATTTCTACGACAAGACGCCCGCCGCCGCCACCTTGCTCCCGGGTGGCGAGAACCATGAAGCCTTCATGGAAACGCTCGACCGGCTGGCCACGTTTTTCAAAGCCCACGAAGAAGTCCCCATCATCTTTCGTCCTTGGCACGAGCACAACGGAGATTGGTTCTGGTGGGGCAAGGGCTATGTATCCGAAGAAAACTACATCGCTCTCTGGCGTCTCACCGTCGACACCCTCAGAGACGAAAAAGGCGTGCACAACCTCATCTACGCCTTCTCGCCCGACCGCAGCCGGATGTATGAGCACGAGGGCAGGGATGCCTATTTTTATGCGTATCCAGGAGATAACTACGTCGACATCATCGGCATCGACAACTACTGGGACGTCGGACATCCGGGCAACCGGAAGCCGAAGGAGGAACGCATCGAGGATTTCGTCGCCAGCCTCGAGCTAGTGGTCTCCATCGCAAACGAGAAAAACAAAGTAGCCGCTCTCACCGAAACCGGACTGGACCGCCTAGAGGATCCGACCTGGTGGACGGAGGTGCTGCTGGCTGGAATCAACCGCAACGAAACCACCCGGCAGATCGCCTACCTGCAAGTCTGGAGAAACGCCAATCGCGAGCTCGAAGGACGCGACCACTTCTACGTGCCCTACGAAGGCCACCCCAGCGTCCCTAGTTTCATCGAATTCAAAAACGACCCCAGCATCCTTTTCGAAGACGAGCTGCCGGACCTCTATCAGCAGTCGCTTCATCCATAGCCCGTATCTGCGCTTCTGCGAAACGCGCCGCATACAATGCCACCTCAGCGCGGCGGCCTACAAATTGTTAGCCGGGGCGGCGACCCGACACCCCAGCCTCGTCGCGAAAACGGGTTGACTCGCATCGCCTCAACAATCATTTTTCTCGCCATCACTCCCCGCGCAAAGACGGAGCGGGGGAGTCCTTTGAAACCAAAAACGCGAATCGATATGACAGCCATTGTAAGCAACGAGATTGTTTTCCTCGGTCGTTCGCGTCCCGCCAACTGATGGTCAGATAGCACCCGTCAGGTTCATTTTCATTAGGCTGCGAGCGATCCGAGCTCGTGGCCTTTTTTAGGTCATTTCATTCCCGCGTCCGCAGGCCTCCGTCACTTCGGCCCGACGCATCAACTCGAAGAAATGAAAGACGATGAATTTGAACCTTACCTCTCTCGGATGGAATCCGAACCTGCAATCTCACCTCGAATCCTACGCCGATCCTAGTCTCATCCCGGCTCGAGTCGTTCGACAAAATCGCGATCAGTATATTCTGAATACGGGAGACCGCGAGCGCGTCGCCCAGCTCCCGGGCTCCTTCCATCAACGCATCTCATCGGAAATCGACTACCCGACTGTCGGCGACTGGGTCGTACTCCAATGCGACCCCAACCATGACATTCAGCTCATTCTCGACGTGCTGCCGCGAAAGAGCGTCTTTACTCGCCAAGCGGCGGGCAGGACCTCCGCGCATCAGCTCGTGGCCGCCAACTTCGATTTCCTCTTCCTCGTATCCGGACTCGATGGCGATCTCAATCCGCGTCGCATCCAGCGCTACCTGACACTCGCCTGGAACAGTGGAGCGGAGCCGGTGGTGCTGCTCAACAAAGCCGATCTTTGCCACGATCTGGAAGCCGCTCTTCAAGAGGTGAAAACCGTCGCCAACGAAGCGACCATCCTCGCTGTCAGCGCCAAGAATCCGCAATCGCTGATTCCCTTGCAGCCTTATCTGCAACAGGGAAAAACCGTGGCTCTCCTAGGCTCCTCAGGAGTCGGCAAGTCCACTCTCATAAATGCCTTGCTCGGTGAATCACGTCTCGCGACCCAAGCTAACCGAGCTTCCGATAGCCGCGGCAAACACACCACCACCTGGCGGGAGATTCTGTCGATTCCGACCGGCGCTTGTCTGATCGACCTGCCGGGCATGCGCGAGCTCCAGCTCACGGGAGAAGAAGCGGGCATCTCGAAAACCTTCGCCGACATCGAAGCAATCGCTCGAGATTGCCGATTTCGAAACTGTCGTCACCAAGGCGAACCTGGCTGCGCGGTGGAATCGGCCATCGAAGCGGGCCTAATCGATCATGATCGCTACCTACAGTATTCGAAAATCAAGGACGAGTCTCGCGCGGCGGCAAAAAGACGCGGCGCCCTTCAACCAGCGAATGCAAAAAAGAAAAGAGCCCTCGAAGAAAAGGAGCAGCGTTTCAAAGAGATCTCCAAGAGCATGAAGCGAACGCGAAAAGCGCATCGCAAAGGAGGACATATCGACGGATTCTAGCGCAAGAAGAACATCAAAGGGTGGAGCGGGGCCTCCGGGCACGCTCTTTTATCCGCGAACACGCCCTGGAGCGCCCCCTGCCGGGCCGGAGAGACTTTGTTTGCGTTTCTCACGCTCTGAGCTATTTCTCCTGCATAACGGGCTGAGAACTCGCCCGCAATTGAAATGGATAAAGACTACTGGAACAGAATCTGCGAAGACTACGAAACGGAAATCCTAAGTGTATTCGACAATGACCTACACGGGGCCGTGAAAAATCGCGTGCTCGATTTCGCCGATTCCAACCAGGTTTCCCGAGTCGCCGACATTGGCTGCGGAGTGGGGCGCTTCACTCCACTTCTAGCTGAACGCTTCGAAGAGGTGGAGGCCTGCGACTTCTCCTCTGTCGGGCTCAATAAAACGCGCCGCCGTTGCCGCGGCCATGCCAACGTCAATTTCCACAAAGTCGACCTCTCGCTCGATCCCATCCCGTTTGAGCCGGTCGACTTCGCATTTTGCGTCAACGTGCTCATCATGCCCTCGCTGGACAAACGCCTGAGGGCCTGGAGAGCGGTGGCGAATCAAGTGGCGCAGGGCGGCTCCTTGTTGCTGGTCGTCCCGTCGTTCGAATCGGTGCAAATGGAGTTCTACAGCGCCATAGAAACCCATCTCAGCGCCGGCGAAAGCTGCGGCGAAGCCGTTCGCAACAGCACCGACGAAAAGGCTCTCGCTGCCGACTTGCGACTCGGCGTGCACCAGCTCGACGGCATCAGGACCAAACACTACCTGAAGGACGAGCTTGCCCAAATGCTGCAGGATCATCAGTTTGAGATTCGTGAAATTTCCAAGCTCTTGTATTCGGAGGACAAGTACAGCGGGTTTCACTCATGGGATTGGCTGGCGATCGCGGTTAGAAAGTAGCCGCGAACCCGATTACGGATTCAACCACATCACGCATCAAGAACAGCAGGGTGCCGCCCCGCCAGATCCAGCAAAGAGCCATGCAAAAAGTGATCATAGACAGCGATTGGGGAGGGGATGTGCTGCAATTGGCGAGCATACTCGCCGCCTGCCCCCTTGAATACGACCTTCTCGGAGCCACCGTCACCTTCGGCAACGCCTCGCTAAAGCAGAATCTTGAAAACGCCGGCGCCATGCTGCGCTTTCTCGGCATCGATCGAAAAGTGAGACGCTACGCGGGCGCCTTTGCTCCTGATGGCGTCGCCGAGCCTCCTGAAGGCGACGACGCTCACGGCCGCACCGGTCTTGGTAGCGCGGTGCTCGAAACTTCGACCATTGCTCCCTCCGAAATCGATGCCGTCGACTTCTTGGTCGAAACCATCGAAAAAGAACCTGCTGGATCAATCATCCTCGTAGCCACCGGACCTCAAACCAACGTGGCCCGAGCCATTCGCAAAGCGCCGCAGACCATGCAGCGCCTCAAAGAGATACGCATCATGGGGGGATGCACGCATCCGATTCGTGGATACCGCGTAGACTCAAGTCTAAGGCGCGTTGGCGAAACCGCAATCGAGCGTCGTGGCAACATCACCGAGCACGCTGAGTTCAACTTTCAACAAGCTTCGAACGATGCCGATGCTGTATTGAGAAGCGGAATACCTATCGCGCTCTTTCCGATGAACTGCACTCATCAGCTCACGTTCACTCCCGATCGCGAGAAGCGGCTGCGAAGGGAGCTAAGCTACCTGAAAACAGGAACGATCGAGCAGCTCGTCAGCCTTTTCGAAGGGCCAGCTCGCATCGACCGACAAAAGTTCGACAGTTACCCGGTGATGCATGACGTGCACACTACCGTATCCCTTGTGAAGCCAGAACTTTATCTTGGAGCTTTCGGTGAGGTTAACGTTACCACCCGCGGTGAAACTGCCGGTTCGACCGAGTTTTCCGAGAGTCCTAACGGCAATCACTGGGTGAGCCAAACGATCGTGGAGCCGGAATCAGTGTTCGAAGTTCTGCTCAGCTCGCTACGAACGCTCGTCTGACTCATCGGTATTCTCGAATTCAATCTGTTTGTTCCAGCGCTTGCGAGCGAGCTCCCGCATGTCGACCACTGAATCGGATTCGTCGACAATCTCCAAGCCGATCAACGTTTCCACCAGATCCTCCATGGTCACCAGCCCACTGGTTCCACCGTATTCGTCGGCAACTACAGCGATCTGCTCCTGATAGGAGATGAACTCATGAAAGAACTTTCCCAGCGAGTCCAAGGCTGAAACGATCCGGATCGGACGCCTTAACTCCTTGATCTTCAACAACTCATCGCCACCGCCTTTGGCGACTTTCTGAAGTATTTCACTTTTAACTACATATCCTGTCGGTGAATCCTTAGATTCTGAATACACCGGAATGCGAGAGAACTGCAAAGCGGTATGATCCGAAATAGCGGCCTCGCAGGTTAGATTTTCATCGAGCGAGCTCATCACCGTCCGCGGCGTCATGATGTCCTCGACCCGAGCCTCTCGGAATCGGATCAAACTCCGGATCATGCGAGACTCGCTCTCGTCCAACACCCCTTCGATGCGACCGATCTGAGCGAGAGCGATCAGCTCCTCTCGACTCACGCTCTTTTCCCGCTTGGCGCTGGTTTGGATCAGCTGCGTGATCTGCTTGGATAAGGCGACCAAAGGGTAGGTGCTGATCACGATCAACCGGCAGGAATGGGCGGTGAACGGCGCCAAGCCCCGCCAGAACTGAGCCCCAAGCGTCTTGGGGATGATTTCCGATATGATGAGGATGAGCAAGGTCAGCACCGCGGAAATCACGCCGAAGTA comes from Pelagicoccus sp. SDUM812003 and encodes:
- a CDS encoding glycosyl hydrolase; protein product: MPHFLRPAPKPLTTLVLIATTCVQALAAADSPDQSPPTLIDPDATPQTLALYRNLKELAPQATLFGAQATLAYGYHWFDEEGRSDVKTVTGSYPAVYGWDVMEIELPTEARSENHYRYDFDDRIRWAKEAYARGGVITYAWHKSNPVSGKNFYDKTPAAATLLPGGENHEAFMETLDRLATFFKAHEEVPIIFRPWHEHNGDWFWWGKGYVSEENYIALWRLTVDTLRDEKGVHNLIYAFSPDRSRMYEHEGRDAYFYAYPGDNYVDIIGIDNYWDVGHPGNRKPKEERIEDFVASLELVVSIANEKNKVAALTETGLDRLEDPTWWTEVLLAGINRNETTRQIAYLQVWRNANRELEGRDHFYVPYEGHPSVPSFIEFKNDPSILFEDELPDLYQQSLHP
- the rsgA gene encoding ribosome small subunit-dependent GTPase A, producing MNLNLTSLGWNPNLQSHLESYADPSLIPARVVRQNRDQYILNTGDRERVAQLPGSFHQRISSEIDYPTVGDWVVLQCDPNHDIQLILDVLPRKSVFTRQAAGRTSAHQLVAANFDFLFLVSGLDGDLNPRRIQRYLTLAWNSGAEPVVLLNKADLCHDLEAALQEVKTVANEATILAVSAKNPQSLIPLQPYLQQGKTVALLGSSGVGKSTLINALLGESRLATQANRASDSRGKHTTTWREILSIPTGACLIDLPGMRELQLTGEEAGISKTFADIEAIARDCRFRNCRHQGEPGCAVESAIEAGLIDHDRYLQYSKIKDESRAAAKRRGALQPANAKKKRALEEKEQRFKEISKSMKRTRKAHRKGGHIDGF
- a CDS encoding class I SAM-dependent methyltransferase, whose protein sequence is MDKDYWNRICEDYETEILSVFDNDLHGAVKNRVLDFADSNQVSRVADIGCGVGRFTPLLAERFEEVEACDFSSVGLNKTRRRCRGHANVNFHKVDLSLDPIPFEPVDFAFCVNVLIMPSLDKRLRAWRAVANQVAQGGSLLLVVPSFESVQMEFYSAIETHLSAGESCGEAVRNSTDEKALAADLRLGVHQLDGIRTKHYLKDELAQMLQDHQFEIREISKLLYSEDKYSGFHSWDWLAIAVRK
- a CDS encoding nucleoside hydrolase; amino-acid sequence: MQKVIIDSDWGGDVLQLASILAACPLEYDLLGATVTFGNASLKQNLENAGAMLRFLGIDRKVRRYAGAFAPDGVAEPPEGDDAHGRTGLGSAVLETSTIAPSEIDAVDFLVETIEKEPAGSIILVATGPQTNVARAIRKAPQTMQRLKEIRIMGGCTHPIRGYRVDSSLRRVGETAIERRGNITEHAEFNFQQASNDADAVLRSGIPIALFPMNCTHQLTFTPDREKRLRRELSYLKTGTIEQLVSLFEGPARIDRQKFDSYPVMHDVHTTVSLVKPELYLGAFGEVNVTTRGETAGSTEFSESPNGNHWVSQTIVEPESVFEVLLSSLRTLV
- a CDS encoding CNNM domain-containing protein, with translation MFALIAYLLLALGVSFLCSILEASLLSMPPSFVRQQERNGTRTGKLLGRVKREIDQSLAAILTLNTVAHTVGAAGVGSQAARVFGEAYFGVISAVLTLLILIISEIIPKTLGAQFWRGLAPFTAHSCRLIVISTYPLVALSKQITQLIQTSAKREKSVSREELIALAQIGRIEGVLDESESRMIRSLIRFREARVEDIMTPRTVMSSLDENLTCEAAISDHTALQFSRIPVYSESKDSPTGYVVKSEILQKVAKGGGDELLKIKELRRPIRIVSALDSLGKFFHEFISYQEQIAVVADEYGGTSGLVTMEDLVETLIGLEIVDESDSVVDMRELARKRWNKQIEFENTDESDERS